One Nyctibius grandis isolate bNycGra1 chromosome 26, bNycGra1.pri, whole genome shotgun sequence DNA window includes the following coding sequences:
- the LOC137673673 gene encoding LOW QUALITY PROTEIN: feather keratin Cos1-1/Cos1-3/Cos2-1-like (The sequence of the model RefSeq protein was modified relative to this genomic sequence to represent the inferred CDS: deleted 1 base in 1 codon; substituted 1 base at 1 genomic stop codon), which produces MSLSENNHLYKDDSSSLEQXRSMIKASPAPRSPIHFSCLLLLGSQVHLRPQDMSCYKQCRPCFPCQPCGPTPLANSCNEPCVRQCQNSTVVIQPSPVVVTLPGPILSSFPQNTVVGSSTSAAVGSILSCDGVPINSGCCDLSCISSRYCGRRCPPC; this is translated from the exons ATGAGCTTGTCAGAAAATAATCACCTCTACAAG GATGACTCTAGCAGCCTGGAGCAGTAAAGGTCCATGATAaaagccagcccagctcctcgCTCTCCCATCCACTTCTCTTGCCTCCTTCTCCTTGGGAGTCAG GTGCACCTCAGGCCCCAAGACATGTCTTGCTACAAGCAGTGCCGGCCATGCTTTCCATGCCAGCCCTGCGGCCCGACCCCGCTGGCCAACAGCTGCAAtgagccctgtgtcaggcagtgccagAACTCCACCGTCGTCATCCAGCCCTCTCCTGTGGTGGTGACCCTGCCCggccccatcctcagctccttcccacagaacacTGTTGTGGGATCctccacttctgctgctgttggcagcatccTCAGCTGTGATGGAGTGCCCATCAACTCTGGGTGCTGTGACCTCTCCTGCATTTCCAGCCGCTACTGTGGCAGAAGATGCCCCCCCTGCTAA